Proteins encoded within one genomic window of Candidatus Syntrophocurvum alkaliphilum:
- a CDS encoding histidine kinase dimerization/phospho-acceptor domain-containing protein translates to MKDRLKSFLFFICLGLTLIAIYFNYFLNINIIYTHLFYIVIVITGVLFYRYVIYVALYLGLLHICLDYLSSGLLSLSTLLRAIIMLIVAIILYKLIEKLKREKKELGKVDDLTNKLILSNKMKVLFLLFICLGITVLSIYFNYFLNINIVYTHLFYVVIAVCGIWFYRYVIYVAAYLGFLHILVAYLSSGALSVDALYRSIIILFVAMVIYKLFYEIEIKNKSLENMKTTLQLVFDNLQEIVTYIDKDFNIVWVNKSASKFFNINPEQSIGEKCYAVLLGRDKPCEDCPASYSISTGEPITKERNMKNNDFMISITPITQYNGEVVGVIKSHLNISDYKDNQKKLVKMQNLNLIGSMAAGIAHEIRNPMTTIRGFLQLLENNENSETIKLMIEELDSANKIIKDFLLLSKANSFKLLKQDLNDLIISLYPLIISNADYYNINVELELKEIPNLSLDEIQIRKLIINLIQNSIESMQGEGKIIIKTYMDINNVTLCIKDEGHGIDSSIKDMVDIPFFTTKDDKIGLGLSICYYIAKNHNAELTFDSNNLGTNFYLKFKETESTIHNSANTQEILLT, encoded by the coding sequence ATGAAAGATAGATTAAAATCATTCTTATTTTTTATATGTTTAGGATTAACATTGATAGCTATTTATTTTAATTATTTCTTAAATATTAATATTATTTATACACATTTATTTTATATTGTAATTGTTATAACAGGTGTTCTGTTTTATAGATATGTTATATATGTCGCACTTTATTTAGGTTTGTTGCATATTTGTCTTGACTATCTAAGTAGTGGATTATTATCACTTTCTACTTTATTAAGAGCAATAATAATGTTAATTGTTGCTATAATCCTATACAAACTAATAGAAAAGTTAAAAAGAGAAAAAAAAGAACTAGGAAAAGTTGATGACCTAACTAATAAGCTAATTCTTTCAAATAAGATGAAAGTGTTATTTTTATTATTTATTTGTTTAGGAATAACAGTATTAAGCATATATTTTAATTATTTTTTAAATATTAATATTGTTTATACACATTTATTTTATGTTGTTATTGCTGTATGTGGTATTTGGTTTTATAGATACGTTATATATGTAGCAGCTTATCTTGGGTTCTTACATATTTTAGTTGCTTATTTAAGTAGTGGCGCTTTATCTGTAGATGCATTATATCGCTCAATAATTATTTTGTTTGTTGCTATGGTAATATACAAATTATTTTATGAAATAGAAATTAAAAATAAATCACTAGAAAATATGAAGACGACTCTTCAGTTAGTTTTTGATAACTTACAAGAAATAGTTACTTATATTGATAAAGATTTTAACATTGTTTGGGTTAATAAATCGGCAAGTAAATTCTTTAATATAAATCCTGAACAATCCATTGGGGAAAAATGTTATGCAGTTTTATTAGGTAGAGATAAGCCATGCGAAGATTGTCCTGCTTCTTATTCAATTAGCACAGGTGAACCAATTACCAAAGAGCGTAATATGAAAAATAATGATTTTATGATATCTATAACACCAATAACTCAATATAATGGAGAGGTTGTTGGTGTTATTAAATCACATTTAAATATATCGGATTACAAAGACAATCAAAAGAAATTAGTTAAAATGCAAAACCTAAACTTAATTGGGAGTATGGCTGCAGGAATTGCTCATGAAATAAGGAACCCTATGACAACAATTAGAGGATTTTTACAGCTATTGGAAAACAATGAAAATAGTGAAACAATTAAACTTATGATCGAAGAATTGGATAGTGCAAATAAAATTATAAAAGATTTTTTGTTATTGTCTAAAGCAAATTCTTTTAAACTTTTAAAACAAGATTTGAATGATTTAATTATTTCTTTATATCCTTTAATTATCTCTAATGCAGATTACTATAATATTAATGTGGAATTAGAATTGAAAGAGATTCCAAATTTATCATTAGATGAAATTCAAATACGTAAACTAATAATTAACCTTATTCAAAATTCTATAGAGTCGATGCAAGGTGAAGGAAAAATAATTATTAAAACCTATATGGATATTAATAATGTTACTTTATGTATTAAGGATGAAGGACATGGTATTGATAGTAGTATAAAAGATATGGTGGATATTCCTTTTTTTACTACTAAAGATGATAAAATTGGCCTTGGGTTATCTATCTGTTACTATATAGCTAAAAATCATAATGCTGAATTAACTTTTGACTCTAATAATTTAGGCACGAATTTTTATTTAAAATTTAAGGAAACAGAAAGTACAATCCATAACTCTGCAAATACACAAGAAATACTTTTGACTTAA
- a CDS encoding Ig-like domain-containing protein, translated as MSEDFVLIKLIKKYYKLAIIAPIILLLFFTIGFFYMGDIPTVKTQEVNVERTSATLNGMIVDDGGKEITQYGFRWGTSSDNLQGNETISGKITTDSIFNVNLYGLQPGNTYYYKAYAVNSKGSGNGEVKSFIVPGNNPPEVSIDKPYDGYTVTEGDLVNIAATAKDEYEIEAIELFINDESKLKEESDALSYSWDTSDFEPGTYSIKVTAFDGLDSGEKAVEIIVEEKPVVEEPKPSEQTSQSSSNNTSSSTSREATSTVSRGTTDYSTYSQASRVNGAFGQFHYRHIGGGRIEIDPVWVQENIVTITLPGLNRQVQVHKDAADNFIYAFTLIKNGTANINGRQVPLLSLIDTMDGTWVPRHVNWNPSRGLSNHSWGTAIDINAAGNFRYVCPINEPNHPNLILWEKAFKPAGFSWGNRFNDAMHYEIIR; from the coding sequence ATGAGTGAGGATTTTGTTTTGATAAAGTTGATTAAAAAGTATTATAAGTTAGCAATTATAGCACCTATTATATTATTATTGTTTTTTACTATTGGTTTCTTTTATATGGGTGATATACCGACTGTTAAAACTCAAGAAGTTAATGTTGAAAGAACAAGTGCTACCTTAAATGGCATGATAGTAGATGATGGTGGCAAAGAAATAACTCAATATGGGTTCAGATGGGGGACAAGCAGTGATAATTTACAAGGCAATGAAACTATTAGTGGTAAAATTACCACAGATTCAATCTTTAATGTAAATTTATATGGTTTACAGCCTGGAAATACATACTATTATAAGGCATATGCAGTAAACTCAAAAGGCTCTGGAAATGGAGAAGTAAAGAGCTTTATTGTCCCCGGAAATAATCCCCCTGAAGTTTCAATAGACAAGCCGTATGATGGCTACACTGTTACTGAGGGAGATTTAGTTAATATAGCGGCAACAGCTAAAGATGAGTATGAAATAGAAGCTATTGAGTTATTTATAAATGATGAATCTAAACTTAAGGAAGAAAGTGATGCTTTATCTTATTCTTGGGATACAAGCGATTTTGAACCTGGAACATATAGCATAAAGGTTACTGCTTTTGATGGATTAGATTCTGGTGAAAAAGCTGTAGAAATAATAGTTGAAGAAAAGCCAGTTGTGGAAGAACCAAAACCAAGTGAACAAACTTCACAATCTAGTAGTAATAATACAAGTAGTTCAACTAGTAGGGAAGCTACATCAACAGTTTCAAGAGGCACAACTGATTATAGTACATATAGTCAGGCAAGTAGAGTGAATGGAGCTTTTGGTCAGTTTCATTACCGACACATTGGTGGAGGTAGAATAGAAATAGACCCTGTATGGGTTCAAGAAAATATAGTTACAATAACACTACCAGGGCTAAACAGACAAGTTCAAGTTCATAAAGATGCTGCAGACAACTTTATTTATGCATTTACATTAATTAAAAATGGCACTGCAAACATAAACGGTAGACAAGTACCCCTTCTAAGTCTCATTGACACAATGGATGGGACATGGGTGCCTAGACATGTTAACTGGAATCCTTCAAGAGGCCTAAGTAATCATTCTTGGGGAACTGCAATTGATATTAATGCAGCGGGCAATTTTAGATATGTTTGTCCAATAAATGAGCCAAATCATCCTAATTTAATTTTATGGGAAAAAGCCTTCAAACCAGCTGGATTTAGTTGGGGCAACCGTTTCAATGATGCTATGCATTATGAAATAATTAGATAA
- a CDS encoding class I SAM-dependent methyltransferase: MFRQKGYRGIGMEGFIAKFYNKTAQKSSDDYKNHALEISKYVNEGDLILEVAPGPGYSAIELAKLGNYNITGIDISKSLLELAKDNIKNEGQNINFILGDAAYMPFEDNTFDLIYCRAAFKNFSEPVKSLNEMYRVLKPRKNVIINDLSKDITNHYIDKHINSMNLNIIDTFITKVIFKKMLRRRAYTKKQFENFIKKSSFSKHEIIEKQLDYDIWLEK, translated from the coding sequence ATGTTTAGACAAAAGGGGTATAGAGGCATAGGAATGGAAGGCTTTATAGCTAAGTTTTATAATAAAACTGCTCAAAAGAGTAGTGATGATTATAAAAACCATGCATTAGAGATTTCTAAATATGTTAATGAAGGGGATTTAATTCTTGAAGTAGCACCTGGCCCAGGCTACTCCGCTATAGAACTAGCGAAATTAGGTAATTATAATATAACAGGAATAGATATTAGCAAATCCTTACTGGAACTAGCAAAAGATAATATTAAAAATGAGGGGCAAAATATTAACTTTATACTAGGAGATGCAGCTTATATGCCATTCGAAGATAATACTTTTGACTTAATCTATTGTAGAGCAGCTTTTAAAAATTTTTCAGAACCTGTAAAGTCATTAAATGAAATGTACAGAGTACTTAAACCTAGAAAGAATGTAATTATAAATGACTTGAGTAAAGATATTACTAATCATTATATAGACAAGCACATTAATAGTATGAATCTAAATATAATTGATACATTTATTACTAAAGTTATTTTTAAAAAGATGTTACGGAGACGTGCATATACAAAAAAACAGTTTGAAAACTTTATTAAGAAATCTAGTTTTTCAAAACATGAAATAATTGAAAAACAACTAGACTATGACATTTGGTTAGAAAAATAA
- a CDS encoding catalase, producing MDSIQKQNKAAKDGKKDEQLDNFRVDHKDQKLTTNHGVRVSNTDDSLKAGNRGPTLMEDFHFREKMTHFDHERIPERVVHARGSGAHGYFQVYEPMNEFTKAKFLQDPSVKTPVFVRFSTVVGSRGSADTVRDVRGFATKFYTEDGNYDLVANNIPIFFIQDAIKFPDVVHSIKPEPNNEIPQASAAHDTFWDFVVSTPELAHMVMWLLSDRAIPRSFRMMEGFGVNTFRFVNEQGKGRFVKFHWKPLLGVHSLVWDEAQKLGGKDPDFHRRDLWRAIEMGEYPEFELGVQMIEEEDEFEFDFDILDATKFWPEEIVPVKRIGKMTLNRNVDNFFAETEQVAFHAGHVVPGIDFTNDPLLQGRLFSYLDTQLIRLGGPNFHEIPINRSLAQVHNNQRDGYHRMTIDKGPVSYSPNFLQSNAPHPTPDEENGYVHYTEKVDGRKIRERNKSFNDHYSQAKLFWNSMSDAEKQHIVDAFHFEIGGVKNKQIRQLVVNMFSNVNENLAAQIAEGVGVTAPPLSSGSDVTDSSPAVSQENTVKSPQTRWVGILVENGFNYSEIIQVIEELKKAGVNSEIVSKYQGTITCSNGNAIEVDKNYLTTGSIMYDAVYVGGGQQSIETLLTHGDALNFINEAYKHCKAIGATNEGVDLLVASQIQSTKIAGPDTEGELVTHLGVVTIRNENDMTNFSQEFVNSIAEHRHWTREVENEMVPA from the coding sequence TTGGATTCAATTCAAAAACAAAATAAAGCCGCTAAAGATGGTAAAAAAGATGAGCAACTCGATAATTTTCGTGTTGATCACAAAGATCAAAAACTTACGACTAATCACGGAGTACGTGTATCAAATACGGATGACTCACTTAAAGCAGGAAATCGTGGCCCAACATTAATGGAGGATTTTCATTTTCGTGAAAAAATGACTCATTTTGATCATGAAAGGATTCCTGAGCGAGTTGTTCATGCACGAGGATCTGGTGCTCATGGATATTTTCAAGTGTATGAACCTATGAATGAATTTACTAAGGCAAAGTTTCTTCAAGACCCTTCAGTAAAAACTCCTGTATTTGTACGCTTTTCCACAGTAGTTGGTTCTCGTGGCTCAGCTGATACAGTACGCGATGTGCGTGGTTTTGCTACTAAATTTTATACTGAAGATGGCAATTATGACTTAGTTGCTAATAATATTCCTATATTTTTTATACAAGATGCAATTAAGTTTCCTGATGTAGTGCACTCTATCAAGCCAGAACCCAATAATGAAATACCCCAAGCATCAGCAGCCCATGATACTTTTTGGGATTTCGTAGTTAGTACACCTGAATTAGCTCATATGGTTATGTGGTTATTATCAGATAGGGCTATTCCAAGAAGTTTCCGCATGATGGAGGGTTTTGGAGTAAACACATTTAGATTTGTTAATGAACAAGGTAAAGGACGTTTTGTAAAATTTCATTGGAAGCCTTTGCTTGGTGTGCATTCACTTGTATGGGATGAGGCACAAAAACTAGGTGGTAAAGACCCCGACTTTCATCGTCGTGATCTTTGGAGAGCAATAGAAATGGGTGAATATCCTGAATTTGAACTTGGTGTACAAATGATAGAAGAAGAGGACGAATTTGAATTTGATTTTGATATTCTTGATGCTACTAAGTTTTGGCCTGAGGAAATTGTCCCTGTTAAACGTATAGGCAAAATGACATTAAACCGAAATGTTGATAACTTTTTTGCTGAAACTGAACAAGTAGCTTTCCATGCGGGCCATGTAGTACCCGGAATTGACTTTACAAATGATCCATTATTGCAAGGGCGGCTATTTTCTTATTTAGATACCCAATTAATTCGTTTAGGTGGTCCTAATTTTCATGAAATTCCTATCAATCGTTCACTTGCACAAGTACACAATAATCAACGAGATGGTTATCACCGTATGACTATAGATAAAGGCCCCGTAAGTTATTCACCAAACTTTTTACAATCTAATGCACCACACCCTACACCAGATGAGGAAAACGGTTATGTGCATTATACAGAAAAAGTTGATGGACGAAAAATTCGAGAACGAAATAAGAGCTTTAATGATCATTATAGCCAAGCAAAACTTTTTTGGAACAGTATGTCAGATGCAGAAAAACAGCATATTGTAGATGCATTTCACTTCGAAATTGGTGGGGTTAAAAATAAGCAGATTAGGCAACTAGTAGTTAATATGTTTAGCAATGTAAATGAAAATTTAGCTGCACAAATAGCTGAAGGTGTTGGGGTAACTGCACCGCCTCTTTCCTCAGGTAGTGATGTAACCGATTCATCACCTGCTGTTAGTCAAGAAAATACTGTTAAGAGTCCACAAACTCGGTGGGTTGGCATTTTAGTAGAGAACGGTTTTAACTATTCAGAAATAATTCAAGTTATAGAGGAATTAAAAAAAGCAGGAGTAAATTCTGAAATAGTTAGCAAATATCAAGGAACGATTACATGTTCAAATGGCAATGCAATAGAAGTTGATAAAAACTATCTTACAACTGGGTCAATTATGTACGATGCAGTATATGTTGGAGGAGGACAACAAAGTATTGAGACTTTGCTAACTCACGGTGATGCACTTAATTTTATTAATGAAGCATATAAGCATTGCAAAGCAATAGGTGCAACTAATGAAGGAGTTGATTTACTTGTAGCTTCACAAATTCAAAGTACAAAGATAGCTGGTCCTGATACTGAAGGAGAATTAGTAACACACCTTGGTGTGGTAACTATTCGCAATGAAAATGATATGACTAACTTTAGTCAAGAGTTTGTAAACTCCATCGCAGAACATCGTCATTGGACACGCGAAGTTGAAAATGAAATGGTACCAGCTTAG
- a CDS encoding InlB B-repeat-containing protein codes for MSKIKMLIYSGFILIIILSAIFTAGCTADYNITLEAKPEKAGKLTGEGTYKEGQKATLTAEAEEGYEFVMWTANGEKVSTDKTFQLMVEGDKKLNAIFYPYGFQEEVLKLSEEAFSVYLGYGNPSIFTSSAKQELEKGNLNIDYPAVNNFRDDIEIDLDMEFKNEEKIEVKALIKYPHIDENKFDKFKEKITEKIISKANEGTINLSEVYSQVLKDQSLSSKETSKNMTIKKVEDELQVINMDPPGEILLSFDEFYQYAVADQIDEVLVNIDKDNVFGGDGVKEAATARFSGIQINIVGPAIDPNYLLNETSIILADTSIIPLNTIWEQLVQQVDYEPFLNFGPENYFNRIEFRKVPDHDKKSIYLTRPYAVLTMDSVIGYVDEEMKKINLFNKISGPGNMVSDFFWAPNGDFLAYSYTESGSGFVNLDVYDIKEDKVIQITNLNDFKEHYDIKHGFIGKFSNFKWSETGNIFYFNVKEVDYSNGEEDTAKESISWRFNVEDKKLKVNG; via the coding sequence GTGTCTAAAATAAAGATGCTAATATATTCAGGTTTCATTTTAATTATAATTTTGTCAGCTATTTTTACCGCTGGCTGCACGGCTGATTATAATATCACCCTAGAAGCCAAACCAGAGAAAGCAGGTAAACTAACAGGGGAAGGAACCTATAAGGAAGGTCAAAAGGCGACCTTAACAGCCGAAGCAGAAGAGGGTTATGAATTTGTAATGTGGACAGCTAATGGTGAAAAAGTAAGTACAGATAAAACCTTTCAGCTTATGGTTGAAGGTGATAAAAAATTAAACGCTATATTTTACCCTTATGGGTTTCAAGAAGAAGTATTGAAACTATCTGAAGAAGCCTTTTCTGTTTACTTAGGTTATGGTAATCCATCTATATTTACTTCAAGTGCTAAGCAGGAATTGGAAAAAGGCAACTTAAATATAGATTATCCTGCAGTTAATAATTTTAGGGATGATATTGAAATTGACCTGGACATGGAATTTAAAAATGAAGAAAAAATAGAAGTTAAAGCATTAATTAAATACCCACATATAGATGAAAATAAGTTTGATAAATTTAAAGAAAAAATAACAGAAAAGATTATCTCTAAAGCAAATGAAGGGACTATTAATCTTTCTGAAGTATACTCTCAGGTGCTCAAAGACCAAAGTCTTTCTAGTAAAGAAACCAGTAAAAATATGACAATAAAAAAAGTAGAAGATGAATTACAAGTTATTAATATGGATCCACCGGGTGAAATTTTATTATCTTTTGATGAATTTTATCAATATGCAGTTGCTGATCAAATTGATGAAGTACTTGTGAATATTGATAAAGACAATGTATTTGGTGGAGATGGAGTAAAAGAAGCAGCAACTGCAAGGTTTTCAGGTATTCAAATAAACATAGTTGGCCCTGCAATAGACCCTAATTACTTGCTAAACGAAACTAGCATTATTTTAGCAGATACATCTATAATTCCCCTAAATACTATATGGGAACAATTAGTACAACAAGTAGATTATGAGCCTTTCTTAAACTTTGGACCTGAAAATTATTTTAATAGAATTGAGTTTAGAAAAGTGCCTGACCACGACAAAAAATCTATTTATCTAACAAGACCATATGCTGTTCTTACAATGGATAGTGTAATTGGCTATGTTGATGAAGAAATGAAAAAAATTAATTTATTTAATAAAATTTCGGGACCAGGTAATATGGTAAGCGATTTTTTCTGGGCTCCTAATGGTGATTTTTTAGCTTATTCCTATACAGAGAGTGGATCAGGATTTGTTAATTTAGATGTATATGATATAAAAGAAGATAAAGTTATACAAATAACTAATTTAAATGATTTCAAAGAACATTATGATATTAAACATGGTTTTATAGGAAAGTTTAGCAATTTTAAATGGTCCGAAACTGGAAATATTTTTTATTTTAACGTTAAAGAGGTTGATTATAGCAATGGTGAAGAAGACACAGCAAAAGAATCTATATCTTGGAGATTTAATGTTGAAGATAAAAAGCTAAAGGTAAATGGTTAA
- a CDS encoding YgiQ family radical SAM protein: MTFLPINKDDMKKRGWDELDIIIVSGDAYVDHPAWAAAVLGRFLESKGYKVGIIAQPDWTSTDDFMKLGRPRLFFAVTAGNVDSMVSHYTADKKKRNNDVYSPGGEAEKRPDRTTIVYCNRLREAYSGVSIVIGGIEASLRRLAHYDYWSDKVRGSILFDSRADLLVYGMGEYILLDIANRVNVGEKLSKITDIKGTCYGAKEPPENSAILPSLEQVKKSTKAFVEMTKTIYHNTNPYNSETLAQEHSNRYLIQNPPAYPLTTEQLDAVYELPYQRLGHPIYDNDGGVPALESVQFSIVTHRGCFGGCAFCTLALHQGKIIQNRSPESIIREAQSFTKHPDFKGTISDVGGPSANMYGLKGRETKKCESCKRPSCIYPTACKNLDTDHTSSVSLWRQLREVEQINNIFVASGIRYDLLLEDSSKKYLYDLCEHHVGGQLKIAPEHINNYVASLMHKPGKSKYYKFMKEFKKVNKELGKKQYLIPYFIAAHPGCSSKDMVELAEFIRDHLQYYPEQVQNFTPTPMSVSTCMYYTGINPLNGKKVSVPKGQRIRDKQRALLQYKNPENYKLVKEALQEIKRTDLIGPGKKALISKKRNRPR; encoded by the coding sequence ATGACTTTTTTACCTATAAATAAGGATGACATGAAAAAACGAGGATGGGATGAACTAGACATCATTATAGTTAGTGGTGATGCCTATGTTGATCATCCTGCTTGGGCAGCAGCTGTGCTTGGACGGTTTTTAGAAAGTAAAGGATATAAAGTAGGTATTATTGCACAGCCTGATTGGACAAGTACTGATGACTTTATGAAGTTAGGAAGACCACGATTATTTTTTGCGGTTACAGCAGGAAATGTGGATTCAATGGTTAGCCATTATACTGCAGATAAAAAAAAGAGAAATAATGATGTATATTCTCCTGGGGGGGAAGCTGAAAAGCGTCCAGATCGAACCACTATTGTTTATTGTAACCGGCTACGTGAAGCTTATTCTGGAGTATCAATAGTTATTGGTGGTATAGAAGCAAGTTTAAGAAGATTAGCCCATTATGACTATTGGAGTGATAAAGTTAGAGGATCTATTTTATTTGATAGCCGTGCTGACCTTTTGGTTTATGGTATGGGTGAATACATATTACTAGATATTGCTAATAGGGTAAATGTAGGAGAAAAACTATCTAAAATAACCGATATAAAGGGAACATGTTACGGTGCAAAAGAACCACCTGAAAATAGCGCTATTCTTCCTTCACTTGAACAGGTTAAAAAAAGTACTAAAGCATTTGTTGAAATGACAAAGACTATTTATCACAATACAAACCCATATAATTCTGAAACTTTAGCTCAAGAACATTCAAATCGTTACCTGATTCAAAATCCACCTGCTTATCCACTAACTACAGAGCAGTTAGATGCAGTTTATGAATTACCATATCAAAGACTAGGACATCCTATATATGATAATGATGGTGGAGTTCCAGCACTTGAAAGTGTACAGTTTTCCATAGTTACTCATAGAGGATGCTTTGGTGGATGTGCATTTTGTACTTTAGCATTACACCAAGGAAAGATAATTCAAAACCGAAGCCCAGAATCTATTATTCGTGAAGCGCAAAGCTTTACTAAACATCCAGACTTTAAAGGTACTATTTCAGACGTAGGTGGTCCTTCTGCTAATATGTATGGACTTAAAGGAAGAGAAACAAAAAAATGTGAGTCATGTAAACGCCCAAGCTGTATTTATCCAACAGCATGTAAAAATTTAGATACAGACCATACCTCTTCAGTTAGCCTTTGGCGTCAGCTCCGAGAAGTAGAACAAATTAATAATATATTTGTAGCATCAGGAATTCGTTATGATTTGCTTTTAGAAGACAGTTCAAAAAAATACTTATATGACCTATGTGAGCATCATGTAGGTGGTCAGTTGAAAATAGCTCCAGAGCATATAAATAACTATGTTGCATCACTTATGCATAAGCCGGGAAAATCAAAGTATTATAAGTTTATGAAGGAGTTTAAAAAGGTAAATAAAGAGCTTGGTAAAAAACAATATTTAATACCATATTTTATAGCGGCACACCCTGGCTGCAGCAGTAAAGACATGGTGGAACTAGCCGAATTTATAAGAGACCATCTACAATACTATCCCGAACAGGTGCAAAACTTTACCCCAACACCTATGTCAGTTTCCACCTGTATGTATTACACAGGAATAAACCCCTTAAATGGAAAAAAAGTATCAGTACCAAAAGGTCAAAGAATAAGAGACAAACAGCGTGCTCTTTTACAATACAAAAACCCAGAAAACTATAAGCTTGTAAAAGAAGCACTACAAGAAATAAAAAGAACAGACTTAATAGGCCCAGGAAAAAAGGCTTTAATTAGTAAGAAAAGGAACCGTCCCCGTTGA
- the trhA gene encoding PAQR family membrane homeostasis protein TrhA produces MFSKLREPVSGLTHLVGALLSVLGAIILIYGAVNEATVWHVIAFSIFGASLFLLYTASTLYHLLPLSEKGITVLRRIDHMMIYVLIAGTYTPICLVTLHGVWGWTLFGVIWTIALIGFALKLYWFHAPRWFSTLFYVLMGLVIVAFLPLLLQELSSGALAWIIAGGIMYIIGAIIYGTKLPALNLSKWFGFHEVFHLFVLAGSFCHYWFMYSYIL; encoded by the coding sequence TTGTTTAGTAAACTACGTGAACCGGTTAGTGGACTTACTCATTTGGTAGGTGCATTACTTTCAGTTCTAGGAGCAATTATATTAATTTACGGTGCTGTTAATGAGGCAACAGTTTGGCATGTAATAGCTTTCTCAATATTTGGGGCTAGTTTATTCTTACTCTATACTGCTAGTACTCTTTATCATCTATTACCACTTTCAGAAAAAGGTATTACAGTTTTAAGACGTATAGATCATATGATGATATATGTTCTTATCGCTGGAACATATACACCAATTTGCTTGGTAACTTTACATGGAGTATGGGGTTGGACTCTCTTTGGAGTAATTTGGACAATAGCACTAATAGGTTTTGCTTTAAAACTATATTGGTTTCATGCTCCCCGATGGTTTTCTACACTATTCTATGTTTTAATGGGATTAGTTATTGTTGCATTTCTACCACTTTTATTACAAGAGCTTTCCTCTGGTGCTTTAGCTTGGATTATAGCCGGTGGAATTATGTATATTATTGGAGCTATAATATATGGTACAAAACTACCTGCATTAAACCTTTCTAAGTGGTTTGGTTTTCATGAAGTATTTCATCTCTTTGTTCTTGCCGGTAGTTTTTGCCACTACTGGTTCATGTATTCGTATATACTTTAG